Proteins co-encoded in one Dreissena polymorpha isolate Duluth1 chromosome 12, UMN_Dpol_1.0, whole genome shotgun sequence genomic window:
- the LOC127852695 gene encoding loricrin-like: protein MLEASVGTVAAEVMEAVVVSAVLWYGGGSSDGGSSNGSGNSGVGSTGSGSGGSGSGGSGSGDCGSSWGGSSDGGSSVGGSSGIGSTGSGSSGIGSTGSGSGGSGSGSSDISDGGSRGDGSSCGGSSDGVSYGGGSSGIGSTSSGSSGSGSGGSGSGGSDSCDGGRSGGGSSLGGSSGGGSSERCSSGEGSIGGCSTYCGRSDGCSSGGLSSVVGSDGGGSSDGGGSGGGNTGGGSSNGGGSSDGGSINGGGSSESCSSGECSIDGCTIGCGSSDGCSSGGDSSVGGSGGGCSSD from the exons ATGCTGGAAGCGTCAGTTGGTACGGTGGCGGCAGAAGTGATGGAGGCAGTAGTGGTATCGGCAGTACT TTGGTACGGTGGCGGCAGTAGTGATGGCGGCAGTAGTAACGGTAGCGGCAATAGTGGTGTCGGCAGTACTGGTAGCGGCAGTGGTGGTAGCGGCAGTGGTGGTAGCGGCAGTGGTGATTGTGGCAGTAGTTGGGGCGGAAGTAGTGATGGTGGCAGTAGTGTGGGCGGCAGTAGTGGTATCGGCAGTACTGGTAGCGGCAGTAGTGGTATCGGCAGTACTGGTAGTGGCAGTGGTGGTAGTGGCAGTGGTAGTAGCGACATTAGTGATGGCGGCAGTAGAGGTGATGGCAGTAGTTGTGGCGGCAGTAGTGATGGCGTAAGTTATGGTGGCGGCAGTAGTGGTATCGGCAGTACTAGTAGTGGCAGTAGTGGTAGCGGCAGTGGTGGTAGCGGTAGTGGTGGTAGCGACAGTTGTGATGGCGGCAGAAGTGGTGGTGGCAGTAGTTTGGGCGGCAGTAGTGGCGGCGGCAGTAGTGAACGCTGCAGTAGTGGTGAAGGCAGTATTGGTGGCTGCAGTACTTATTGCGGTAGAAGTGATGGCTGCAGTAGTGGTGGTTTGAGTAGTGTTGTCGGCAGTGATGGCGGCGGCAGTAGTGATGGCGGCGGTAGCGGTGGCGGCAATACTGGTGGCGGCAGTAGCAACGGGGGCGGCAGTAGTGATGGCGGCAGTATTAACGGTGGCGGCAGTAGTGAAAGCTGCAGTAGTGGTGAATGCAGTATTGATGGCTGCACCATTGGTTGCGGCAGTAGTGATGGCTGCAGTAGTGGTGGTGATAGTAGTGTTGGCGGTAGTGGTGGTGGCTGCAGTAGTGATTGA
- the LOC127852697 gene encoding sericin-1-like — MFDACVVAVIVGDGVIVFGGCVVTEVMAAVVVVEVVAVVVVAAVVISAVLVAAVVIVAMVVEEVVVVAVVGGGSCDGDNSWGSSGISSTGSGSSDSGSSGIGSSGSSSTGSGSSGIGSIGSGSSGGCSSLGGSGLGGSSGGGSSVGCSSGEDSIGGCSTGCGSSDGCSSGDCKSVGGNGGGGSS, encoded by the coding sequence ATGTTCGATGCATGTGTGGTGGCAGTGATAGTAGGGGATGGTGTGATCGTATTCGGCGGTTGTGTTGTGACAGAAGTGATGGCggcagtagttgttgtagaagtggTGGCGGTAGTAGTGGTGGCGGCAGTAGTGATATCGGCAGTACTGGTAGCGGCAGTGGTGATTGTAGCAATGGTGGTGGAGGAAGTGGTGGTTGTGGCAGTAGTTGGGGGCGGCAGTTGTGATGGCGACAATAGTTGGGGCAGCAGTGGTATAAGCAGTACTGGTAGCGGCAGTAGTGATAGTGGCAGTAGTGGTATCGgcagtagtggtagcagtagtactGGTAGCGGCAGTAGTGGTATCGGCAGTATTGGTAGTGGCAGTAGTGGTGGTTGCAGTAGTTTGGGTGGCAGTGGTTTGGGCGGCAGTAGTGGTGGCGGCAGTAGTGTAGGCTGCAGTAGTGGTGAAGACAGTATTGGTGGCTGCAGTACTGGTTGCGGCAGTAGTGATGGCTGCAGTAGTGGTGATTGCAAAAGTGTTGGCGGCAATGGTGGTGGCGGCAGTAGTTAA